A single genomic interval of Trinickia acidisoli harbors:
- a CDS encoding phosphate/phosphite/phosphonate ABC transporter substrate-binding protein, whose translation MPIANARMYSVNPVAREDWKALFHWILDRANLEWSVIDYDAPAPLAALWQRTDLGAAMMCGLPFAQRSPQPQLIAAPIPSLAHYGGRPVYFTEFAVAAKSAHRTLEDTFGGRIGYTLDDSMSGGVAVRHHLAPYRAAGKEKLYRDAIGGLVNARGVIAALDAGTIDVGPLDSYYHDLLRAYEPELASKVRVVASTKFTPIPPVVSTASLNGDVLSRLRMAFGAVESATELAPLKARLLLSGFAFPDVTDYQALSRIAGHSMPAFGQL comes from the coding sequence ATGCCGATCGCCAATGCCCGGATGTACTCGGTCAATCCAGTTGCACGCGAAGATTGGAAAGCGCTATTTCATTGGATATTGGATCGGGCAAATCTCGAGTGGAGTGTGATCGACTACGACGCACCCGCACCGCTTGCCGCTTTATGGCAGCGCACCGATCTTGGCGCCGCAATGATGTGCGGCTTGCCGTTTGCGCAGCGCTCGCCCCAACCGCAGCTCATTGCGGCGCCCATACCGTCGCTCGCGCATTATGGCGGAAGGCCCGTGTATTTCACCGAATTCGCGGTGGCGGCAAAGTCCGCCCATCGCACCCTGGAGGACACGTTCGGCGGCCGCATCGGCTATACGCTCGACGATTCGATGTCCGGTGGCGTCGCGGTGCGCCATCACCTTGCGCCTTACCGAGCAGCCGGTAAGGAGAAGCTCTATCGCGACGCCATCGGGGGTCTCGTCAATGCGCGCGGCGTGATTGCGGCACTCGATGCCGGCACGATCGATGTCGGGCCGCTGGATAGTTATTACCACGATTTGCTGCGCGCCTATGAGCCGGAGTTGGCATCGAAGGTCCGCGTGGTGGCCAGCACGAAGTTCACGCCGATTCCGCCCGTGGTGTCGACCGCAAGCCTTAACGGCGACGTGCTCAGCCGGCTGCGGATGGCCTTCGGCGCGGTGGAATCCGCCACGGAATTGGCGCCGCTCAAGGCACGCCTGCTTTTATCCGGCTTCGCGTTTCCCGATGTGACGGATTACCAAGCGTTGTCGCGGATTGCCGGACATTCGATGCCTGCATTCGGGCAACTCTGA
- a CDS encoding fatty acid desaturase has translation MNRLKQFYDRYELPTVALGLVLYGSWLLLTRYYYVMPGWLLFLAGGYVTQWHFSLQHESIHAMRNWPAWLRTAFVWPPIGLWMPYPIYRRSHSTHHVNYRITHPAYDTESYYQFRDAWPAYGHAHRVLLRLNQTLSFRLVFGPFLRLQKLATREIGRLRRRDFSHVGHWLAHVVSVAALLYWVIGIAGMPLWKYLLCFAYPGMSLGMLRTFTEHRYGKLPMERVAIVESNLPMGILFLYNNLHLVHHRQPTMPWYRIPASFRENRESLLEVNGGFYYRGYLDITRRFLFRSVFEPAHPEW, from the coding sequence ATGAACCGGTTGAAACAGTTCTATGACCGATACGAGTTGCCCACGGTCGCGCTCGGCCTCGTGCTGTACGGCAGTTGGCTGCTTCTCACCCGCTACTACTACGTCATGCCAGGCTGGCTGCTGTTCCTTGCCGGCGGTTACGTGACGCAATGGCATTTCTCGTTGCAGCATGAAAGCATCCATGCGATGCGCAACTGGCCAGCATGGCTGCGCACCGCATTCGTGTGGCCGCCGATCGGTTTGTGGATGCCGTATCCGATCTACCGCCGCAGTCACAGTACGCATCACGTCAACTATCGGATCACGCACCCGGCCTACGATACCGAAAGCTACTACCAGTTCCGTGACGCATGGCCTGCCTATGGGCATGCGCACCGCGTCCTGTTACGGCTCAATCAAACGCTGTCGTTTCGCCTCGTATTCGGTCCATTCCTGCGCTTGCAAAAGCTCGCCACGCGCGAGATCGGCCGCTTGCGCCGCCGCGATTTCTCCCATGTCGGGCACTGGTTGGCGCATGTCGTCAGCGTCGCGGCATTGCTTTACTGGGTGATCGGTATCGCGGGCATGCCGCTCTGGAAATACCTGCTTTGCTTTGCCTATCCGGGGATGTCGCTCGGCATGTTGCGCACGTTCACCGAGCACCGTTACGGCAAATTGCCGATGGAGCGCGTGGCGATCGTCGAATCGAATCTGCCGATGGGGATTCTGTTTCTGTACAACAACCTGCATCTGGTGCATCACCGTCAGCCAACCATGCCGTGGTATCGGATTCCCGCGAGTTTTCGCGAGAACCGCGAGTCGCTGCTGGAGGTCAACGGCGGTTTTTACTATCGCGGCTATCTGGACATCACGCGGCGCTTCCTGTTCCGGTCGGTCTTCGAGCCCGCCCATCCGGAATGGTGA
- a CDS encoding MFS transporter → MEFSQSTNISWVRSEPAVSYRKLIAAASLGTVLEWYDFFIYALLASIIARQFFSGLDETSAYIVTLLSFAAGTLIRPLGALFFGRYGDRFGRKRTFIVTITLMGVATFCIGLLPSYATWGARATWLLIGLRLVQGFALGGEYGSAATYLAEHAPEKRRGFYTSWIQITTPLGQIFASIVIFLIQLSVGGKDFNAWGWRVPFALSILLLVISLWIRLSAYESPMFSHLQKSNAVSKTPIKDMLLDRENRRALVLALFGLTAGQAVVINVGMTYSFFFLAQTLKVNLQTANVLVGIALAVTAPLFVVFGALSDRLNRKYLILVGLAAAVLTYRPIFQQLTHYANPALETAWRDAPVRVVADPQDCSFQFNPTGVAHFKSSCDVAKSFLSRRGTPYVNVDAPHGTIAHIEINGHSVQSFDGSALSSRQFAQRAAPINAAFDKLVTDAGYPLKADPKRIDAPKVIALLALLMAFAALVYGPMAALLVEMFPTRVRLTSVSTAYNIGNGWFGGFTSPIAFALIAATGDIYAGLWYCIGVTLLTLVVSALFLKPVPRAIA, encoded by the coding sequence ATGGAATTCTCGCAAAGCACCAACATAAGCTGGGTTCGATCCGAGCCGGCGGTATCGTATAGAAAATTGATCGCGGCAGCGTCGCTAGGCACAGTGCTCGAATGGTACGACTTCTTCATCTATGCGCTGCTGGCGTCGATCATCGCTAGGCAGTTCTTTTCCGGTCTCGACGAAACCTCCGCCTATATCGTCACGCTGCTGTCCTTTGCTGCGGGAACGTTGATTCGACCATTGGGCGCTTTGTTCTTTGGCCGCTACGGAGACCGATTCGGGCGCAAACGCACGTTCATCGTCACCATTACGCTGATGGGCGTTGCCACCTTCTGCATCGGACTCCTTCCGAGCTATGCGACCTGGGGCGCGCGCGCAACGTGGCTGCTGATCGGCCTGCGCCTAGTGCAAGGATTTGCGCTCGGCGGCGAGTATGGCAGTGCCGCGACCTATCTCGCCGAGCATGCCCCCGAAAAGCGACGCGGGTTTTATACGAGCTGGATTCAAATCACCACGCCATTGGGCCAGATTTTCGCGTCGATCGTGATCTTCCTCATTCAGTTGAGCGTCGGCGGCAAGGACTTCAATGCGTGGGGCTGGCGAGTGCCGTTCGCGCTCTCGATCCTTTTGCTCGTGATTTCGTTGTGGATCCGGCTGTCTGCTTATGAATCGCCGATGTTTTCACACCTTCAAAAAAGCAATGCGGTGTCGAAGACGCCGATCAAGGACATGCTGCTCGATCGCGAGAACCGGCGCGCGCTGGTGTTGGCGCTCTTCGGCTTGACGGCAGGGCAGGCGGTGGTCATCAACGTCGGCATGACCTATTCGTTCTTCTTTCTAGCGCAAACGCTCAAGGTGAATCTGCAGACCGCCAATGTGCTTGTCGGTATCGCACTGGCGGTGACTGCACCGCTGTTCGTCGTTTTCGGTGCGTTGTCGGATCGGCTCAATCGCAAATATCTGATCCTCGTGGGTCTAGCGGCTGCGGTATTGACTTATCGGCCGATATTCCAGCAACTGACGCACTACGCCAACCCGGCGCTCGAAACGGCATGGCGCGATGCGCCGGTGAGGGTCGTCGCCGATCCGCAGGATTGTTCGTTCCAGTTCAATCCCACGGGAGTCGCCCACTTCAAATCGTCGTGCGATGTCGCCAAATCGTTTCTGAGCCGGCGCGGCACGCCTTACGTGAATGTCGACGCACCCCACGGCACGATTGCACACATCGAGATCAATGGCCACTCAGTGCAAAGCTTTGACGGCAGCGCGCTGTCGAGTCGGCAGTTTGCCCAGCGCGCAGCGCCGATCAACGCTGCGTTCGACAAACTGGTGACCGATGCGGGTTATCCGCTCAAGGCTGACCCCAAACGGATCGACGCGCCTAAGGTGATTGCATTGCTCGCGCTGCTGATGGCTTTCGCCGCGCTCGTGTATGGACCGATGGCGGCGCTGCTCGTGGAAATGTTTCCCACACGCGTGCGCCTGACTTCGGTATCGACCGCCTACAACATCGGCAATGGTTGGTTCGGCGGCTTTACGTCGCCGATTGCGTTCGCATTGATTGCAGCGACGGGCGATATCTATGCGGGCCTCTGGTATTGCATCGGCGTGACGTTGCTCACGTTGGTCGTGTCGGCGCTGTTTCTCAAACCCGTCCCTAGGGCGATCGCCTAA
- a CDS encoding flavin reductase family protein, whose translation MFYEPHLNNHALPHNPLKSCVVPRPVGWITTLADDGRINLAPFSQFNIVGFDPAYVMFSANRHPPDWRRKDSLELAERRSEFVYNMATWDLRHEVTRSSQIYDPTISELDAVGLTAAPSKIIKTPRVAESPVSFECVHHTTLCLPGDTIGTTHYVVVGKVVGVHIADDVIGEDGKLDIPRIKPLARLGYADYTYVDRVLPIELIDDFAGQEEAARHNRYGLFGGA comes from the coding sequence ATGTTCTACGAACCGCATCTGAACAATCACGCGCTCCCGCACAATCCGCTGAAATCGTGCGTCGTGCCGCGGCCGGTCGGCTGGATCACGACCTTGGCCGACGACGGGCGAATCAATCTGGCGCCGTTCTCGCAATTCAACATCGTGGGTTTCGATCCAGCCTACGTGATGTTTTCGGCCAATCGGCATCCGCCCGATTGGCGCAGAAAGGATTCGCTGGAATTGGCGGAGCGTCGCTCCGAGTTCGTCTACAACATGGCCACCTGGGATTTGCGCCATGAGGTAACGCGCAGCTCGCAGATCTACGATCCGACGATCAGCGAACTCGATGCAGTGGGCCTGACAGCAGCACCTAGCAAGATCATCAAAACGCCGCGCGTGGCCGAGTCGCCGGTTTCGTTCGAGTGCGTGCACCACACCACGCTGTGTTTGCCGGGCGACACGATCGGCACTACGCACTACGTTGTGGTGGGGAAGGTGGTCGGCGTACATATCGCCGACGACGTGATCGGCGAGGACGGCAAGCTCGATATTCCGAGGATCAAACCATTGGCCCGCCTCGGCTATGCCGACTACACCTATGTGGATCGCGTGCTGCCGATCGAACTGATCGACGACTTTGCCGGCCAGGAGGAGGCGGCGAGACATAACCGGTACGGCCTGTTTGGTGGAGCCTGA
- a CDS encoding efflux transporter outer membrane subunit — translation MTNSPVPFASARPGFTVRRCCAAIALLCLAGCAVGPDYHTPTVAIPATFKEGVDWQRAEANPQASLSSTWWEIYRDPTLTGLVEQSLHANQSIAAAEAAYRVAQASVDSSVASLFPVVSAGLSATRSGSGPAAVTSSTSTSTGVRNVVSANLAASWEPDLWGQIRREIESSKASAQATDAQLAGERLSIAASVVTDYFALRQADLDIASLTKQRSIDERILDITRTAYTQGTASNDDVLVAQDTLEAVIAELQSTQTSREQDEHAIAVLLGEPPAVFALAPRLDYRFETPAVPLALPSQLLERRPDVVAAERTAAAANAKIGVAEAAFFPILDLSAEGGFSHNTFAHLFSLPSRVWTLGPDLAATLFDGGARSAAVRGARATYDEEVADYRQTVLAAFQSVEDSLSSWTHLSRQADAYANIYQRNQALFASEKAQLSAGTASELNLLTQQLTLLQADQNLQDTRSLLVQSSVGLVKNLGGGWQWNGVKPSNQQASSRQ, via the coding sequence ATGACGAACTCCCCTGTCCCGTTCGCAAGCGCGCGGCCCGGCTTCACGGTACGCCGCTGCTGCGCGGCGATCGCGCTGCTGTGCCTGGCCGGCTGCGCGGTCGGCCCCGACTACCACACGCCGACAGTCGCGATTCCCGCCACATTCAAGGAGGGGGTCGATTGGCAGCGGGCCGAGGCCAATCCGCAGGCGTCGCTGTCGAGCACCTGGTGGGAGATCTATCGCGATCCCACGCTGACGGGGCTCGTCGAACAATCGCTGCATGCCAATCAGTCGATCGCGGCCGCGGAGGCGGCCTACCGCGTCGCGCAGGCGAGTGTCGATTCGAGCGTGGCCTCGCTCTTCCCCGTGGTTTCGGCGGGGCTATCGGCTACACGCAGCGGCAGCGGGCCCGCCGCGGTGACGAGCAGTACCAGCACCAGCACGGGCGTGCGCAACGTCGTCAGTGCGAACCTGGCGGCAAGCTGGGAGCCCGATCTGTGGGGGCAAATCCGGCGCGAGATCGAGTCGAGCAAGGCCAGCGCGCAGGCGACCGATGCGCAACTGGCGGGCGAGCGGCTGTCGATTGCCGCGAGCGTCGTGACGGATTATTTCGCGCTGCGGCAGGCCGATCTCGACATCGCATCGTTGACGAAGCAGCGCAGCATCGATGAGCGGATTCTAGACATCACGCGCACGGCCTATACGCAAGGCACCGCATCGAACGACGACGTGCTCGTGGCTCAAGACACGCTCGAAGCCGTGATCGCGGAGTTGCAGTCGACGCAGACGTCGCGCGAGCAGGACGAGCATGCGATCGCCGTGCTGCTCGGCGAGCCGCCGGCGGTGTTCGCGCTCGCGCCGCGGCTCGACTACCGGTTCGAGACGCCGGCCGTGCCGCTCGCGCTGCCTTCGCAACTGCTCGAGCGGCGCCCCGACGTAGTTGCCGCCGAGCGCACCGCGGCCGCGGCCAACGCGAAGATCGGCGTGGCCGAGGCAGCGTTCTTCCCCATACTCGATTTGAGCGCCGAAGGCGGTTTTTCGCACAATACGTTCGCGCATCTGTTCTCATTGCCTAGCCGTGTCTGGACGCTTGGTCCCGATCTTGCAGCGACATTGTTCGACGGCGGAGCGAGATCGGCAGCCGTGCGCGGGGCGCGCGCGACTTACGACGAGGAAGTCGCCGATTATCGACAGACGGTGCTCGCGGCGTTCCAGAGCGTCGAAGACAGTCTGTCGTCATGGACGCATCTGTCGCGCCAAGCGGATGCCTACGCGAATATCTATCAACGCAATCAGGCGCTGTTCGCGAGCGAGAAGGCGCAGCTTTCGGCAGGTACGGCGAGCGAGTTGAACCTACTGACGCAGCAGCTTACGTTGTTGCAAGCCGACCAGAATCTGCAGGATACGCGCTCGCTGCTCGTGCAAAGCAGCGTCGGACTCGTCAAGAACCTGGGTGGCGGTTGGCAGTGGAACGGCGTCAAGCCGTCGAATCAGCAGGCAAGCAGTCGGCAATGA
- a CDS encoding efflux RND transporter permease subunit has product MNLSEPFVRRPIATTLFAIGIALFGMLAFKLLPVAPLPEVDFPTINVTAHLPGADPNTVATSVATPLERQFGQIAGITQMTSVSSLGATRITMQFDLNRNIDGAARDVQAAINAARTNLPANLDGNPTYRKVNPADAPILIVSLTSDSATRGQLYDAASTVLQQKLLQTPGVGDVTVGGGALPAVRVELNPDRLSHYGISLEQVRSVIAAANVDLPKGTAALGGVGYTIGANDMLYNEANYGPLVVRASGNDVVHISDLGYVRQDVENLENYGLSNAKPAVLLIIYKEPGANVIDTVNNVKAELPYLESSILPTIKLNILMDRTTTIRASLIEVEITLMISILLVTAVTFVFFRNWRATLVPAIVVPLSLLGTFGVMYFLGFSLNNLSLMALTISTGFVVDDAIVVVENIMRHLERGEPPMLAALQGVREVGFTVLTISISLVAVFIPLLLMGGIVGRLFREFSVSLAAAILTSMVISLTVTPMLSSVALRKEHAGHNEGEYPDSRFHRFYARTLHWVMVHPSLMGIVTILVIVLSVTLYVIVPKGFFPQEDTGRLIGSIQASQNISYRLMQQKFTKITQQVLQNPNVEAVGGFIGGTNSINTAIMFVTLKPLGVRKVTADTVIAQIRRKLSDVPGARLYLQSSQDITVGGRQSAAQYQYTMTADDQSELDTWVPKVVAAMRKIPILEDVNTDQQDNSMQASVEVSRDTAARLGVNFDSIDQALYDAFGQRQVSTIYRSANQYHVVMELAPEYWTDPAALQGIYVPAGAPSAAAGGSTGGSGTATSASSALFPKAASGTGAPAGTPSTAALSSGQALVPLAAVAHFTIGRTAISINHQGTFPAVTASFNLAPGASIGDATREVDAAVAQLRMPASIVGQFAGTAQVFQQAVASEPLLVLAAILSVYIVLGMLYENLMHPLTILSTLPSAGVGAMIALLATHTQLSIIALVGVVLLIGIVKKNAIMMIDFAITEERERKLPPDEAITRACLIRFRPIMMTTSAAILGALPLVFGSGYGSEFRKPLGISIIGGLLFSQMLTLYTTPVIYLWLDRAYQRLRRRRMKEASS; this is encoded by the coding sequence ATGAACCTGTCCGAGCCGTTCGTCCGGCGCCCGATCGCGACCACGCTGTTCGCGATCGGCATCGCGCTCTTCGGCATGCTCGCGTTCAAGCTGCTGCCCGTCGCGCCATTGCCCGAGGTCGACTTCCCGACCATCAACGTGACCGCGCACCTGCCCGGCGCCGATCCGAACACCGTGGCGACCTCGGTGGCAACGCCGCTCGAGCGCCAGTTCGGGCAGATTGCCGGGATCACGCAGATGACCTCGGTCAGCTCGCTCGGCGCGACGCGCATCACGATGCAGTTCGACCTGAACCGCAACATCGACGGCGCGGCGCGCGACGTGCAGGCTGCGATCAACGCGGCACGCACGAATCTGCCCGCGAACCTCGACGGCAATCCGACCTATCGCAAGGTCAATCCGGCCGATGCGCCGATCCTGATCGTCAGCCTGACTTCCGATTCGGCCACGCGCGGGCAGCTCTACGACGCCGCGTCCACCGTCCTCCAGCAAAAGCTGCTGCAGACGCCCGGCGTCGGCGACGTGACGGTCGGCGGCGGTGCGCTGCCTGCCGTGCGTGTCGAACTGAACCCCGATCGCTTGAGCCATTACGGCATCAGCCTCGAGCAAGTCCGTAGTGTCATCGCGGCTGCAAACGTCGACTTGCCGAAGGGCACGGCCGCGCTCGGCGGGGTCGGCTATACGATCGGCGCGAACGACATGCTCTACAACGAGGCTAACTATGGGCCCCTAGTTGTCCGGGCGTCGGGCAACGATGTGGTGCACATCTCCGATCTCGGCTACGTGCGCCAGGACGTCGAGAACCTCGAGAACTACGGGCTTTCGAACGCCAAGCCCGCGGTGCTGCTGATCATCTACAAAGAGCCCGGCGCCAACGTCATCGATACGGTCAATAACGTCAAGGCCGAACTGCCGTATCTCGAGTCGTCGATCCTGCCGACCATCAAGCTCAACATTCTGATGGACCGCACGACGACGATCCGCGCTTCGCTGATCGAAGTCGAGATCACGCTCATGATCTCGATCCTGCTCGTCACCGCGGTCACGTTCGTCTTCTTCCGCAACTGGCGCGCGACGCTCGTGCCGGCCATCGTCGTGCCGCTCTCGCTGCTCGGCACGTTCGGCGTGATGTACTTTCTCGGCTTCAGCCTGAACAACCTTTCGCTGATGGCGCTGACGATCTCGACCGGGTTCGTCGTCGACGATGCGATCGTGGTCGTCGAGAACATCATGCGGCACCTCGAGCGCGGCGAGCCGCCCATGCTGGCCGCGCTGCAAGGTGTGCGCGAAGTCGGCTTCACGGTGCTGACGATCAGTATCTCGCTCGTCGCCGTCTTCATTCCGCTGCTGCTGATGGGCGGTATCGTCGGGCGCCTTTTCCGCGAATTTTCGGTGTCGCTCGCCGCGGCGATCCTGACTTCGATGGTAATTTCGCTGACCGTCACGCCGATGCTATCTAGCGTCGCGCTGCGCAAGGAGCATGCTGGGCACAACGAAGGCGAGTATCCGGATTCGCGCTTCCACCGCTTCTATGCACGCACACTGCATTGGGTGATGGTTCACCCATCGCTGATGGGGATCGTCACGATCCTCGTGATCGTGCTGAGCGTGACGCTCTATGTGATCGTGCCGAAGGGCTTTTTCCCACAGGAGGATACGGGGCGCCTGATCGGCTCGATTCAGGCTTCGCAGAACATCTCGTATCGGCTCATGCAGCAGAAGTTCACGAAGATCACGCAGCAGGTGCTGCAGAACCCGAACGTGGAGGCGGTCGGGGGCTTCATCGGCGGCACCAATTCGATCAACACGGCGATCATGTTCGTGACGCTGAAGCCGCTCGGCGTGCGCAAGGTGACGGCCGACACCGTCATCGCGCAGATACGCCGCAAGCTCTCGGATGTGCCCGGCGCGCGGCTCTATTTGCAGTCGTCCCAGGACATCACGGTGGGCGGGCGACAAAGCGCCGCGCAATACCAGTACACGATGACGGCCGACGACCAAAGCGAGCTCGACACTTGGGTGCCGAAGGTCGTAGCCGCGATGCGCAAGATCCCGATCCTCGAAGACGTCAACACGGACCAGCAGGACAACAGCATGCAGGCGAGCGTCGAGGTGAGTCGCGATACGGCCGCACGGCTCGGTGTGAACTTCGATTCGATCGACCAGGCGCTCTACGATGCGTTCGGTCAGCGCCAGGTCTCGACGATTTACCGATCGGCGAATCAATATCACGTTGTGATGGAACTCGCGCCTGAGTATTGGACCGATCCGGCTGCGCTGCAGGGCATCTACGTCCCGGCCGGCGCGCCGAGCGCGGCAGCGGGCGGCTCGACGGGCGGCTCGGGCACGGCAACGAGTGCGAGTTCGGCGCTGTTTCCGAAAGCGGCGAGCGGCACGGGCGCGCCGGCCGGCACGCCATCGACGGCTGCCTTGTCGAGCGGCCAAGCGCTCGTGCCGCTCGCGGCCGTGGCGCATTTCACGATTGGCCGCACGGCGATCTCGATCAACCATCAGGGCACGTTCCCGGCCGTGACCGCATCGTTCAACCTGGCGCCCGGCGCTTCGATCGGCGATGCCACGCGCGAGGTCGATGCGGCCGTTGCGCAATTGCGGATGCCGGCCAGCATCGTCGGCCAGTTCGCGGGCACGGCGCAGGTATTCCAGCAGGCCGTCGCGAGCGAGCCGCTGCTCGTGCTCGCCGCGATTTTGTCCGTCTATATCGTGCTCGGCATGCTCTACGAGAACCTGATGCATCCGCTGACGATTCTCTCGACGCTGCCCTCGGCCGGCGTCGGCGCAATGATCGCGTTGCTCGCTACGCACACGCAACTCTCGATCATCGCGCTCGTGGGCGTCGTGCTGCTGATCGGCATCGTCAAAAAGAACGCGATCATGATGATCGACTTCGCCATTACCGAAGAGCGAGAGCGCAAGCTACCGCCGGACGAAGCCATCACGCGCGCCTGCCTGATCCGCTTCCGCCCGATCATGATGACGACGAGCGCGGCCATCCTCGGCGCGCTGCCGCTCGTGTTCGGCTCCGGCTACGGGTCCGAATTCCGCAAGCCGCTCGGCATCTCCATCATCGGCGGGCTACTGTTCAGCCAGATGCTCACGCTCTATACGACCCCCGTCATCTATCTCTGGCTCGACCGCGCTTACCAACGTTTGCGTCGCCGTCGTATGAAGGAAGCATCATCATGA